aaaaataattacaataataaatcatttaaaaagtgacatattcaaaattttaatcaaatatattgtgttTCAATTATAAAGTGGGATTAATGATAAGGCGTTGTTGAATTCATTTGAATTATAAATTGGCCcttaaaatgattaataattttttttggagaaaatgaaggtaaataagaaattatatttattaaaaaaataaagaattagtATCTAAAAATGAAGCAATATAAGAAGATAGtcctagataaaaaaaatgtatattgatcaaaattatatttttaattttcctaattattaaaattttattcctTTTACTTTGTTGATCATTTCGTCCGGTGCCCAAGGGCGGAGCTAGCCAAATTTTATTGAGGGAGCCAAACACAGTTGAAtaagagttaaaaatttttaaaaactaatatattaaatttgatcaacaataaaaatattgataataaaaatatgaaactaaatataaaattataatttgtaaaatataatagttaaaaatgatatataagattaatagTTTCTTCCTATATAATCagaattatttaaatactatagattcaagataatttcatttcaattaaatataaaacgtaaagcatataaaaaaatactcaagttaatttctcttatataatcaggattaattaaaaaataatacattgatgaaattttaaaaagcaATGTAACActacaacttatatttgagaactatataataatttattaattaaaaaatgatacattgatgaaattttaagtaacaATGTAACActacaacttatatttgagaactatataataatttattaatttttaaagattcaaatcataaaaaataaaatttacgtagcataaaaaagaagaacatgaCAAGTACAAGGTAGATACTATATATTATAtgacaaaaaaggaaaaaaagaatatgattaatggtttgtaaaaatttttaaaaaaattataaaaacttataacaCATGaacaaatagaataaaaatgaaataaataaataaatataaatataaataataatataaattgaaaaaaatatttaaagttgGCTGAGATATgtgaaatcattttattattatttatttatattaattattaaataaaaaattatttttgaaaggtcattaatagaatatataaaaaagattttaaattttttatatgttatgaaaatattttaaaagttttgggCCCCCCATCACATAAGGAGGCTCCGCCTCTACCGGTGCCCATTCtcacaaaattaataaattataagcaATATCggcatttttttttgtccatACGTTAATCTTATCTTGTATCTTAATTGTGCATTTATTGAGGAACTTGACTGCATATATGTATAAGaagacaaaaaattaaataatatcacAAATGGACAATAGCTGGCATTATTATTTggagaatttgatttttaagtattttgaataaaattaaaatggtacaaataatcataaatatttgaaataatttttaattggatCAATTTAGGACTTAGacaccaataaactcaagaatttgaaatttataaacctagtttttcaaaaaaaaaaatttcgatTTTTAATCGaaataggtgttttagattagaaaatttgtgttttgatttatgaaaacatgttaaaaatattttaatcggtgccaaattgtttaaaaaaaaataaggagagTCTAGAGGATTTGAGGTTTTGGTTCATAAGTAACAATAACATTTTAGACATTAAAATGgaacaaaatgtttttgaatatggCATGtgacaataatatttttttaacatgacgtATAACAATATTTGTTTCAACATGATGTGTAACATGTTTATGTACATAAcgtataataataatatttctttttttaacatgacgtgtaacatgtttttgtatatgatgtataacaataatattttttttttaacatgacgtataacatgtttttatacatggcatgtaatttttttaacggtaattttgtcaaatttgactaaaaatagttaaaattataaaaagagttatttttgaaaacatatcATCTTTaaggattaattttaaaaatgcccCAATTAATGTATATTCTTTAATATGTTCATATTTATCTTATTCCCCATTATCataaattcatgtttcaacAACCACAAGCTCACTTACAAAGGTTTTTTGTCAAGCGGAAGCTGTCTAATTTTCAAATCTAGAGCATTTATTCATGAGATGTGACTattaaattgaatgtttgaTACTTGCTGGCTGCCCCATTTTTGTTTGTTGCTGTGTTAGAGTTCCTGGTGTTTGCTggatttttcaagctttttcCGAATCTACAATTGCTCTATTTTTGGCACTCAGATGAGCGCTCTAAAGTTCATTTGTATTGGTTTATTTTGACTACTCTGTTTGGGCTTTAGTAATTGATGAGTGTttcaaaaaaaacaaaaacacccCTAAGAAAAACATGTAAAAATGTTCATTGTGAGcacttttctcttgaatcTAGTAGTGGCTTTTAAATTCCTTACTATatatcttttgtttttattgaaaGACACTGTATACTTTTTGTTGGTTTGAAGCATATGCAGGTCATCGGCgcaatacaaaaaaaatgcaGTAAAAGCACAAGCCAGCTTCTAACATAGtatatttaaacaaaaatattgcTGAGGCAAGAGgcaaattatttattcataaagCTGAAAGATCACAAAGCTGGGCTGTGAAGACAGACCCTTTAAGCACCTCCACCCTCAAGCAAGACTCTGACTACATATCAATACATTGCCGGCTTTTGGGGAAGCACAGAGCTAACCTTTTATTTAGTGGAAAGTAACGACCGGCTAGTAGTGCTACTAGGACGTACACTTGACacataaaacttaaaactaatGCTTCGCATTAACAACTTGTTTTATTGAGTTTCTTGCTTTCTTAAATATCCATGGCCATCCATTTTCACTGAGAGCCAAACGCACCTGTCCATCATGTCCATGTCTTCCAAAATCGTTGCATAAATGTATGCATGAATCACAGACTGAAGGACAGAACCTAAATTTGTAACCGAGTGCTCCGGCATCCTCAATCTTAAACCAACTAGTCAAAGTGTTATGACCAGGATCACCTTTAACCCCATCAGTTGTCACCCACCATTTGCCTGTCGAGAGGTCATAATCGTCAAGCTTCCACACAGTCGATGTCAGGCAGAGTCTATCCCTGATGGGAACGAACTCTATGTTTACATCAGTAGATAAGCGGACAACACCATCTTTGCCATCGGCATTTGAAAAGATCACGGGAAGACCATCGTCGTCGAATCCTCTTTGAACGACAATTTCTGGACAGCTTTGACCTGTGACCCTTCCTAGAGCTAGCCCGCCACCACCAGCACCCCATATTGCTGACACGACGTAATATTCAACCCCAGTTCGGAGTTCATCACCATCACTATCAAGCACCGGGGATTCATCAGCTCTGGCTACCCCAAAGAAATATGATTTTGATGTGAAGGCAAAGAGGAGTAAAACTACAGCTGTTGCGGTCTTCATGGTTAATTAATATGTTGCTGGATATGTGTTGATTTGGATGCCAGTTGCTTGCTTTGCTACCTCAATTTATAGAGGAAGGTAAAGGATGCCTATCTCGGTTGGAAGCCATACATTATCTTGTGGTATTCATAAATCATCCCAATTCATGaattcctcaaaatttcaaaataacaCGTTTCAAACATGGAGTCGGAGTCGGGgcccccctttttttttttttttttttttgttttttctttcttgtttctaAAGTTAAGACCACTTTCGTTTAATTGCACGAATATGGGTTAAAGAccaaaatggaaaaatgaaattgtgagaaatgacCTTCGTAGTAAGGTCACTTCAAAAACGACCgtcattataattttaactgtttttagataattttttGTAAGACTTGATAAGAATACCCTTTAAACCAATTAATCTAAATGAAGGCGCGTCTCGATTTTTTTCTCCTCTCTCGCtatttagataaaaattttaaaattaaatctcgatttaACTATCCTTCCGTCCAGTTCTCCAACGCCATCAGGATATATATCTCGCCGTCTAGCTCTCCAACGCCATTGAGGTCTATATCACTAGCAAACTTTCTCATGATTCCAAAGTGCAGAGATGATATCAAGGTATTTGTTATGTGTTTTTGGGTTTATTTAGGGTTATTCATATAACGTAAAAGTTGATGggtaaattatatgagtttaGAAACTTAAATTTGGTTGGGAGTAGCAAAATCAATCAGTTTATAGACGATGCGTGAATATTTGTTAGGCATTACGTCACTGGATATTAAGGTGTGTGACTGGATATTAGGAATCGTAATCTATCTATTTGGCATCACatgattgaatatttgttgagaaTTGC
The Theobroma cacao cultivar B97-61/B2 unplaced genomic scaffold, Criollo_cocoa_genome_V2, whole genome shotgun sequence DNA segment above includes these coding regions:
- the LOC18604295 gene encoding 21 kDa seed protein-like, yielding MKTATAVVLLLFAFTSKSYFFGVARADESPVLDSDGDELRTGVEYYVVSAIWGAGGGGLALGRVTGQSCPEIVVQRGFDDDGLPVIFSNADGKDGVVRLSTDVNIEFVPIRDRLCLTSTVWKLDDYDLSTGKWWVTTDGVKGDPGHNTLTSWFKIEDAGALGYKFRFCPSVCDSCIHLCNDFGRHGHDGQVRLALSENGWPWIFKKARNSIKQVVNAKH